A window of bacterium contains these coding sequences:
- a CDS encoding CoA transferase — protein sequence MPPGAPLPLEGIRVLDFTQITLGPIATQMLGDFGADVVKIERPGAGDFLRATLPQPDGTSFLFIAGNRNKRAMTLDLRKPGGRGIMERLVRGADVLVHNFRPGAMEKLGYGYDQVREMNPRIVYAMGSGFGPSGPYQLKGGQDWIAQAMAGSLMRRAEVGTPPEPFTVAVCDFAAGMLLVQGILLALMARAKTGRGQLVTSSLFDSMFYMQQQEAACMLNAGQEINWSRMPLNGHFQTRDGKWILFLGAFKQEPLRDICRALRLEPLHEDARFATEPQQFANRAALQAIFRRRIAELTQEEALAALEHEDILCAPIRTLAEALADPQLAHNEMVIEIPDGRRGRVRTVGNPVKMSETAAAVRRGAPEAGEHTDEILRELGYGDDEIGRLHADAAV from the coding sequence ATGCCGCCGGGCGCGCCGCTGCCGCTCGAGGGTATCCGCGTCCTCGACTTCACGCAAATCACGCTCGGACCGATCGCGACGCAGATGCTCGGCGACTTCGGGGCCGACGTCGTCAAGATCGAGCGGCCGGGCGCCGGCGATTTCCTCCGCGCGACGCTGCCGCAGCCGGACGGGACGAGCTTTTTGTTCATCGCGGGGAACCGCAACAAGCGGGCGATGACGCTCGATCTGCGAAAGCCCGGCGGGCGCGGCATCATGGAGCGCCTCGTCCGCGGCGCCGACGTGCTGGTGCACAACTTCCGGCCCGGTGCGATGGAGAAACTCGGCTACGGGTACGATCAAGTCCGGGAGATGAACCCGCGGATCGTCTACGCGATGGGCAGCGGCTTCGGCCCGTCGGGTCCCTACCAATTGAAGGGCGGCCAGGACTGGATCGCGCAGGCGATGGCCGGCTCCCTGATGCGCCGCGCGGAGGTCGGGACGCCGCCGGAGCCGTTCACCGTGGCGGTGTGCGACTTCGCGGCCGGGATGCTCCTGGTCCAGGGCATTCTGCTGGCCCTCATGGCGCGCGCCAAAACCGGCCGCGGGCAGCTCGTGACTTCGTCGCTCTTCGACAGCATGTTCTACATGCAGCAGCAGGAAGCGGCGTGCATGCTCAACGCCGGCCAGGAGATCAACTGGAGCCGGATGCCGCTCAACGGCCACTTCCAGACGCGCGACGGCAAATGGATCCTGTTCCTCGGGGCGTTCAAGCAGGAGCCGCTGCGCGATATCTGCCGGGCTCTGCGGCTCGAGCCCCTGCACGAAGATGCGCGCTTCGCGACCGAGCCGCAGCAGTTCGCCAACCGCGCGGCGCTGCAGGCGATCTTCCGGCGTCGGATCGCCGAACTGACACAGGAGGAAGCGCTCGCGGCTCTGGAGCATGAGGACATCCTCTGCGCGCCGATCCGCACGCTGGCCGAGGCGCTCGCGGATCCGCAGCTCGCGCACAACGAGATGGTCATCGAGATCCCCGACGGGCGGCGGGGGCGCGTCCGGACGGTGGGCAATCCGGTGAAGATGAGCGAGACGGCGGCCGCGGTGCGGCGGGGCGCGCCGGAGGCAGGCGAGCACACGGACGAGATACTCCGCGAGCTCGGATACGGCGACGACGAGATCGGGCGGCTGCACGCGGACGCCGCGGTGTGA